A region from the Medicago truncatula cultivar Jemalong A17 chromosome 6, MtrunA17r5.0-ANR, whole genome shotgun sequence genome encodes:
- the LOC11414489 gene encoding elongation factor G-1, mitochondrial has product MTRFQLPRLIFIHDLDQGGADPWNVVDQVKSKLNHRCAAIQVPICIDDCYVGFVDLVKLKAYFFSSCGLFDLANKLKAYFFRSEIPDYDDAREVPKDMQAFVLKKRHELIEIVSEIDDKISEALHGGSQIPESYLDDAIRRATIARKFVPIIISDERYEGIEVFMEGVIRYLPSPIDVSNYALDQNRNGEKVELSGSIDAPFVAKAFVTWYRMYLKLTYLRIYQGVIKKGDFITNVNTGKKIEIPRLGKRREHDESEEVDKIKEVDEAHAGEIVFVFDAHLESGDTFTDGSVRYIMTSAADVPAYSVSKDCGEKFSNGVN; this is encoded by the coding sequence ATGACAAGATTTCAACTTCCAAGGCTTATATTTATCCACGATCTTGATCAGGGAGGAGCAGATCCATGGAACGTTGTAGATCAAGTAAAATCTAAGCTTAATCATCGTTGTGCTGCAATTCAAGTTCCAATATGCATTGACGATTGTTATGTTGGATTTGTTGATCTTGTCAAGTTAAAGGCCTACTTTTTTAGCTCTTGTGGACTTTTTGATCTTGCCAACAAGTTAAAGGCCTACTTTTTTCGCTCTGAAATACCTGATTATGACGATGCAAGAGAAGTACCCAAAGATATGCAAGCCTTTGTGTTGAAAAAAAGACACGAACTCATTGAAATTGTATCAGAGATTGATGATAAAATTTCTGAAGCTCTTCATGGTGGCAGCCAAATTCCAGAGTCTTATCTGGATGATGCAATTCGGAGGGCAACTATAGCAAGGAAATTTGTACCAATTATCATAAGTGATGAGAGATATGAGGGGATAGAAGTATTTATGGAGGGTGTAATTAGGTATTTGCCGAGTCCAATCGATGTTAGTAATTATGCTCTTGATCAAAATAGGAATGGCGAGAAAGTTGAATTGTCTGGAAGTATTGATGCTCCATTTGTTGCAAAGGCTTTCGTAACTTGGTATAggatgtatttaaaattaacttaCCTAAGAATTTATCAGGGTGTTATTAAGAAGGGTGATTTTATTACAAATGTTAACACTGGTAAGAAGATTGAGATTCCTCGTTTGGGTAAGAGACGTGAACATGATGAGAGTGAGGAAGTTGATAAAATCAAGGAAGTTGATGAAGCTCATGCTGGAgaaattgtttttgtgtttgatgCTCATCTTGAATCTGGAGATACTTTTACCGATGGGTCTGTTAGATATATAATGACTTCTGCTGCTGATGTTCCTGCTTATTCGGTCTCAAAAGATTGTGGAGAGAAATTTTCAAATGGTGTGAATTGA